The genomic segment GACGCTGCCGGAGGGCACCGAAATGGTGATGCCCGGTGACAACACCAACATCTCGGTGAAGCTGATCCAGCCCGTCGCCATGGACGACGGTCTGCGGTTCGCGATCCGCGAGGGTGGCCGCACCGTCGGCGCCGGCCGGGTCGTCAAGATCATCAACTAGTTCCACAGCACGAGGCCCGGACTCGCCGATCGCGGCGGTCCGGGCTTCGTGGTTTCTGCGCGGGCGAAAGCTGCACACCTGGTCAGCGAATTTCCGGTAAGATCTTGCGGTGTCCAGTCTGAAATTGACGGTTGGGGAATTTGACCGTCGCGGCCTGGCCGGGAGGTTCGGATGTCGTTCGTAAACGCGACGCCGGAGTATGTGGCGGCCGCCGCATCAGACCTGGAAAAAATCGGTTCGTCGATCAACTACGCCAACTCGGTGGCGTCGGGCGCGACGTCGGCGGTTCAGGCCGCCGGGGCCGACGCCGTGTCGGCGAGCATCTCGCACCTGTTCGGCGTGCACGCGGCGGCCTATCAGGCGATCAGCGCGCAGGCAGCGCTGTTCCATAACCAGTTTGTGCAGCTCATGAGCGGTGGGGCGCAGCAATATGCGGACACCGAGGTCGTCAACGCCCAGCCGCTGTCGGTCGCACCGCAAGCGGTGGCGGGTGCGGCCAACGTATCCGGCCAGGCAATGAGCAGCCAGCAGTTCATCGGCGCTGCGGCGCAAGCGGGTGGTGTGGCATCGGGGGTGCCGGTGGCAGCGGCGGTGCAGCCAGCCGCCGCGGCGCCGGCCGCTGTGACGGCGCCCGCGGCCGCTCCGGCGGCGACGGTGACACCGATGGCGGCAACCACCACGGTGGCGGCGGCCCCGGCCGGGCCTTCTGCGACGGCGCCCCACGCAGAAACATCCGCTTACGCAGCGGCGGCGGCACCGGCAGCAGCGGCGGCGGCACCGGCAGCGGCCCCGGCAGCGGCAGCAGCCGACGTCGCCGGCCCGGCCACCGCGTCGGCCGCTCCGGCGGATGTAGCCGCCGCCGAACTGTCGTCGGCCACGATGCTGCCCGCGGCGATGCCACTGTCCAACGGGCCGGCCATGGCGCCGCCGCCCACCTCTCCCAAAGGCGCACCACCGAAGCCGTCGCGCTGACTGGCCTGGGCTGATGCCCGGACGCCGGCTATGGATACAGCGCACGCGACAGCGCTAATCTGACACGAACCTTCCGGGCAAGGCGAGGAGAGACACGTGTTGGCGCGGTATCTGAAGACACAGTTAGTCGTTTTGCTATGCGGTGGTTTGGTCGGGCCGATCTTTCTGGTCGTCTACTTCACCCTCGGCCTGGGCAACCTGCTGCAATGGATGTTCTACGTCGGCCTGCTCATCACGGTGGCCGATGTCCTCATCGCACTCGCGCTGACCAACTACGGTGCGAAATCGGCGGCCAAATCGGCGTTGCTGGAGCAGCACGGGGTGCTGGCGCTCGCCCAAATCGTCGGCCTCTCCGAGACGGGCACCCGGATCAACGACCAGCCGCTGGTGAAGGTCGACCTGCACATCGAGGGACCCGGGATCACGGCGTTCGACAGTCAAGACCGGGTCATCGCCAACGTCACCAGGTTGGGCAACCTCACCGCCCGAAAGCTGGTGGTACTGCTTGACCCCACGACGCGGGAATACCAAATCGACTGGGAGCGAAGCGCTTTGGTGAATGGCCTGGTGCCCGCACAGTTCACGGTGGCCGAGGACAACAGGACCTATGACCTCAGCGGGCAAGCCGGCCCGCTGATGGAGATCCTGCAGATCCTCAAGGACAACAACGTTCCGCTCAATCGGATGGTCGACATCCGGTCGAACCCGGCGCTGCGCGAGCAGATCCAGGCGGTGGTGCGCCGCGCCGCCGCCCAGGCGCCCGCGGCGCACGGGGCCCCGGCCGGAGCGGCGCCGGTCGCCACCCCGCCGCAGGCCTCGATCGCCGAGCGGCTCCAACAGCTCGAGACACTGCGCGCCAGTGGCGCTTTGACCGACGACGAATACAACGCCCGCCGGACCCAGATCATCTCGGAGATCTGAGCCCGTTCGCGTCTACGGAGCGTAGTTAGAACACGTTTCAGTTTCGCTGCTAGCCTGTGATCGGCGAAAGGGGCGTGTCGTGTCGGGACGTGAAGGATCACTGCAGGGACGGGTGGCATTCGTTACCGGCGCCGCTCGCGCGCAAGGCAGAGCGCACGCGGTGCGGCTGGCCCGCGAGGGCGCCGACATCATCGCGCTCGACATCTGCGCGTCGGTGTCGGACACCGTGACCTACACGCCGGCCACCCCCGAGGATCTCAGTGAGACCGTCCGCCTGGTGGAGGCCGAGGGGCGCAAGATCCTGGCCCGCGCCGGCGACATTCGCGACGACCCGACCGTGCGTCAGCTGGTGGCCGACGGCGTGGAGCAGTTCGGCCGGCTCGACATCGTGGTGGCCAACGCCGGGGTGCTGGGCTGGGGCCGGGTCTGGGAACTCACCGACGAGCAGTGGGACACCGTGATCGGGGTCAACCTGACGGGCACCTGGCGCACCCTGCGCGCCGCGATTCCCGCCATGATCGAGGCCGGCAACGGCGGATCGATTGTGGTGGTGAGCTCGTCGGCCGGTCTGAAGGCCACCCCCGGCAACGGCCACTACTCGGCCAGCAAGTTCGGGCTGACCGCGCTGACCAACACGCTGGCGATCGAGCTCGGCGAATACGGTATCCGGGTCAACTCGATTCATCCCTACTCGATCGACACCCCGATGATCGAACCGGAAGCGATGATGGAGATCTTCGCCAAACATCCCCGCTTCGTGCACAGCTTCCCGCCAATGCCGATGCAGTACAAGGGATTCATGGCACCCGAAGAGGTCTCCGACGTCGTCGCCTGGTTGGCCGGCGACGGCGCGGCCACCGTGACGGGCATGCAGATCCCCGTCGATAAGGGCGCCCTAAAGTACTGAGCGTCGCGCGTGCTATGAACTCCACGTGAGCAATCAAGGAATCGTGATCGTCGGGGGCGGGCTGGCTGCGGCCCGCACGGCCGAGCAATTACGCCGGTCGGAGTACACCGGACCCGTCACGATCGTCAGCGACGAGGTCCATCTGCCCTACGACCGGCCGCCGTTGTCGAAGGAAGTCCTGCGCAAAGAGGTCGATGATGTCGCCCTCAAGCCGCGTGAGTTCTACGACGAGAACAACATCACGCTGCGCCTCGGTGCGGCGGCCACCGGCCTGGACACCGTCGCGCAGAGCCTGACCCTTTCCGACGGAACGTCGCTCGGCTACGACGAGCTGGTGATTGCGACCGGGTTGGTCCCGCGGCGCATTCCTGCGTTCCCGGATCTCGAGGGCATTCGCGTGCTGAGGTCGTTCGACGAGAGCATGGCGTTGCGCGAGCATGCCGCTAAGGCGCACAACGCCGTGGTCATCGGAGCCGGATTCATCGGCTGCGAGGTCGCGGCCAGCCTGCGCAGCATGGGGGTCGAGGTGGTGCTGGTGGAGCCGCAGCCGACGCCGTTGGCTTCGGTGCTCGGCGAACAGATCGGCGAGCTGGTGTCGCGGCTGCATCGCAACGAGGGCGTCGACGTGCGCACCGGCATCGGCGTGGCGGAGGTGCGCGGCGACGGCCACGTCGACACCGTGGTGCTCAGTGATGGCACCGAGTTGGCCGCCGACCTGGTCGTCGTCGGTATCGGATCGCGGCCGGCCACCGAGTGGCTCGACGGCAGCGGGGTCGACGTCGACAACGGGGTCATCTGCGACGAGGCCGGACGCACCAGCGCGCCCAACGTGTGGGCGCTCGGAGACGTCGCCTCCTGGCGCGATGCGACGGGACATCAAGCACGCGTGGAGCATTGGAGCAACGTGGCCGACCAGGCCCGAGTCGTGGTACCCGCGATGCTCGGTCAGCAGGTGCCGTCTATCACGGTAGTGCCCTACTTCTGGAGCGACCAGTACGACGTCAAGATCCAGTGCCTGGGCGAGCCGGAAGCCACCGACATCGTGCACCTTGTCGAGGACGACGGACGAAAGTTCCTGGCCTACTACGAGCGGGACGGGGTAGTAGTCGGCGTGGTCGGCGGCGGTCTGCCGGGCAAAGTCATGAAGGCCCGCGGCAAAATCGCTGCGGCAACACCGATTTCGGAGCTGTTAGGCTGACATCATGCACCGGGTGGCGATACTCGATGACTATGCCGGTATGGCACTCGAGTTCGCCGACTGGTCGCCGGTGCAGAGCCGGGCCGAGATCACCGTCTTCGATCGGCATCTCGGTCAAGCGGAAGCGGCCGAGGTCCTGCAGCCGTTCGACGTGATCTGCACGATGCGCGAACGGATGGCGTTGCCGCGCACGCTGCTCGAGCGGCTGCCGAACCTGAAGCTGATAACGATCGTAGGGATGAGCCTGCCGAGCCTGGACATGGCCGCGGCCACCGAATCCGGTGTGCTGGTTGCCCATTCGGATTTCGCCAACCCCCGGTTCCGGGCGGTGCGCGACGCCACCCCGGAACTCGCCTGGGGCTTGCTGATCGCGACGGTGCGCAACCTGGCCGAAGAGCACCGGAGGATGCGCGATGGCGGGTGGCAGAACAGCGTCGGCGTGACGCTGGCCGGTAAGACCCTCGGGCTGCTGGGCCTGGGCAGGACCGGTAAGCGAATGGCCGAGTACGGCGGCGTGTTTGGCATGGAAGTCGTTGCGTGGAGCCAGAATCTCACCGCGGAGGCCGCGATGGCAGCCGGGGCGCGCCGGGTCGAGAAGACGGCATTGTTCGAATCCGCCGATGTGGTCTCGATCCATCTGGTGCTCTCCGAGCGGACCCGAGGTTTGGTCGGCGAACCAGAGCTGGCTTTGATGCGGCCGCACGCCTACTTGATCAACACGTCCAGGGGCCCGATCGTCGACGAGGCGGCGCTGATCTCTGCGCTGCAGACCGGTCGTATCGCCGGAGCCGGCCTCGACGTCTTCGACGTCGAACCTCCCGAGCCTGATCATCCGCTGCGCCGTCTGCCGAACGTGACGTTGTCCCCCCACCTGGGATACGTCACCCGCGAGATGCTGAGTGCCTTCTACACGGACACCATCGAAGCGGTCGTAGCCTGGCTGGACGGTGCGCCGATCCGGATCGCCAATCCCGAGGCGTTGAGCTAGACTTCGCAAAATACCCGGGACACAAGCGATTCGGATGAACCGCCCCCCAGTTCGCGGCCAAATCCTGTCGCCTCAGAATTCGCCCAGGTAGAACCGCGCGCCCTGATCGTCGGTGCACTCGGCGCTGATGCCGTAGGGCTGGCGGGTCGGCTCGTCGCGCACCGTGCCGCCGGCTTCGCGGACTCGCGCGACCGCCACGTCGATGTCGGCCACCGTCCACATCGGCACGGTGGTGGGACGCGCACTGCCACCGGCGGCGCCGGCCATCGGATGCGTGTCCACCACCTGCCAGCCGTCGGAGATGCGGCCCGGCTCGAACGTCCACCCCAGCAGCCGACCGTAGAAGTTGCGGAACGCGGCCGAATCCGGCACCTGGTAGGTGACATAAGACAGTTCACCGGGCCCAGAACCGTTGATTTCCGGCCGCTTTCGGCCGGCGATGGGTTGGTGAACCGCGAAGGCCGTGCCTTGCGGGTCGGTGGCGTCGAGTACTACGCCGTACTCGGTATCCCGGATTTCGCCGGGAACGCCGCCGGCTTCGGCTATCGCGATGCGGGCGGCCTGCACGTCGTCGACGGCGTAGCAGCAGAACAAGGTGGCGGGTTCGTCGGTGGCGAAGATGCCGGTCGGCAGGTCGGTATTGGTCACCCGGTGTGACGCGGGGTCGTATGTCCAGCCCAGGACGTGGCCGTAGAAGGCCGCCGCGCGATCGGCATCCGGAGTCCACACCGAGATGTATCCGATGTCGCCGTGTGCGATGCCCGAAACCGGCACGGCCGTCGGCCCGGACAACATCCAGCGGTGCCCGAACGGGTCGAGGATAGTGGCGTTGCGGGTTCCGTGATTCTGGTAGATCTCCCGCTCGACGGTCGCTCCGTGGTCGCGCGCCTGCTGCAGGGCGGCACCGGTGTCGGCGACGTGCAACATCAGACTGACCGAAACCGCTTTCGCTGCAGGTGCTTTCAGGCCGATCTCGGGATATTCGTCGGCCAGGTACAGCACGCCGTCGCCGATCGCGATCTCGGCGTGCCCGATGCGCCCGTCGTCCATCACGATTGGGTCGCCGACGACCAGGGCGCCGAACGCGCCGGCGTACCATTCGATGGCCGCGCGTGCGTTCGCCACGCTGAGGTAGGGCAATGCCGCCGGCCGCGGCGCCCGCGTTGCAACGGGTTGGGCCAGGTCGGTTAGGGCAGTCGTGGTGCCGCTCATGACAACTCCTTCGGGTAGCGATAGTGCGGATTCCAGTTGCCGGCGCAGCCGCGCGGCAAAAACCGAATCGGGTTGAACCGGAAGGTCATTGGTGCGCAACACGCGCAGTGGGTCGTTGCGGTTACGCTCGTTCATGATGTGCCTCCTTCCGGATACTGCTTCTTGAATGCTCGGCGCGCCCGGACCAGCAACGCTTCGGTGGCATGGACCGTGCGCCCGATCAGCTCGGCGCATTCGCCGACGCTGCAGTCGTCCATGTAGCGCAGCACCAGCACCGTGCGGTGCGGCTCGGTCAGCCGGGCCAGCACGGCTTCGGCGACCATGCGATCCAGCTCGGCGTCCCAGTCGTCGGCGGTGTCGACGGGTTCGGGAAGCTCGGCCATCGGCACGCTGAGCCGGTCCTGGCCGCGCCGATAGTGGTCGGCCAGTTTGTGTCGCGCCACGCCGAGCAACCACGCAACCGAGACCGGCGGTGGTGCTGCCCGACGCGCCGCGTCCATCGCCGCGAGGAAGGTCTCCGAGGTCAGGTCCTCTGCCGCGGCACGTTCGCCGCAGCGTCGGACGAAGTACCCGTAAACCACCGGCAACGCCTCGTCGTAGAGCGCCAAAAGCGCGCGTCGAGCGTCGGATTGGTGATCCATTTCGGCGCCCACACCCTTATCGTCGCCGCGGCACCGCGAACTCCGACGGGTTGAGGGCGAAAATTTCCTAATTGCCTGTCGCTATCGCCAGTCCACGGGTGGGCCGTGCGGATGGCATTCACCTAGCACCACACCCTCACCGCCGGGCCAGCGGTGCACGCGCACCAGGAACTTGAGCGGACCGCCCGGGCCGTCGCGCGCGGGTTCCATCGTCAGATGCGCGAACGGCGCTGAGGCGTCGGCGCGTTCGCCGAGCACGTTGACCCCATCGCGCACGGCGCTGCGTTCGTCCTGCGACAGGTACTGCCACGTGATCGAATGCCACAGCACCGTCAGTGCGCCGTCGGCCAGTGTCAGGCCGCCCACGGCGGCGCCCGCACTCTGTCGCACCAGGAGGGCGGGCACCGTGCGGGCGACCGCGATGGCGCCGCGCAGCCGCTCCAGCCGGGCGGCTTGGTCGGGCCAGACGTAGCTCAGCGCGGTCATCTCGCCTTCGGCGCCGGTGACGTCGACCGGCGCGATGTCGTAGCCACGTCGTTCGACGATCCGCACCGAACCGGCCGGCGGCACTCGGCCCTGCCAGGCGTCGTCGATGACCACCGGCGAGTCGATCGGTCCCCATTGCCCGCCGCCGTAGCGGTAGTGGTATTGGTCGGGCCGCAGGTTCAGCCCAGCGCTCGATCCGATCTCGAAAAGCCTGATCGGGAAATCGATTTCGCGGTTGATATGCAGCAGCGCACCGATCAGCGCGGCGGATCGGCCTACCTCATTGGTTTGCGGCGGCTGCCCCAGCGCCGTGCGCAGCGACTCGGCGTGGGCCGCCGCGGCGAGCTTGATCTCCGGCCATGCGCTGCCGGCATCCCAGGTGCCGCCGGTGCTGGGATACCACTGGCGCAACCCCTCGGCCCGCCCGTCGAGCACCAACCGGTGCAGGCCGCCCAGCAGCCGCAGCGGCACCGCATCCCGCGACGGGTCGTCCTCGTGGCCGGACAGGATCGCCGCGAAGATCCCACCGGTTTCGACGTCGGAGGCCACCAGCTCGAACAGCTCGTCGTACATCGTTGATCCGGAGGCACCGCAGAACCGCCCCTGCGACCGCAGGGTGTGCAGCAGGTGTTCGCTGTTGGCGGTCATGCTTTCAGCTTGTTAAGCCCGGGACCGACAACGTCGAAGGCATTGCCGAGTGCGGCCTGCAACGTGACGGACTCGTCGCGCAGCCAATGCTCGTAGGCCGAGAGGGCGACCCCGAGCAGCGTCCATGCGACGGTCTGCGGCGCCAAGTCGGTCGTCATGGCGCCCGAGCGCTGGGCGACGAACGCCGCGATCACCTCGCGCCAGCCGGCGTACATCGTCATCGAATACGCCTGCAGTTCGGCGGTTTGCAGGATGACCCGCATCCGCTGACGGTGCTGGACGGTCTCGGAGTCGTCAAAGGTGTTGAATGCCAGCAGTGCTGCCCGCAGCGCATCGCCCAGCGGAACTCGCGGACCGACGGTGTCGAGCAGCTCGCGAAGATGGGCGAGGTGGCTGTCGAAGTCGCCCCAGAGGATGGCGTTCTTGGAGGCGTAGTAGCGGAACAGTGTGCGGCGCGAGATCCCGGCGGCCTGCGCGACGTCGTCGACACTCACCTCGGCGAATCCCCGTGCGGTGAACAACGCGATGGCGACGTCGGTGATGTGGTCCGGCGTCGTCGAGCGGCGCCGACCGACCCGCGCCTGCGGATGCATCAGACCCGCCCTTCCGTTTCGGCACTCGATGCCATATTCTGACGACGATTGTGGCAAGATCGACCTTCGTTGTCGAGACCGTAGGAGAGGCAATTCATATGGATCGCGAGATCGAAACCGACGCCGAGCTCGTCACCGAGACGCTGGTTGAAGAGGTGTCCATCGACGGAATGTGCGGGGTCTACTGACCGTGCCTGCGCGCGCGCAGGCACGATCGACCGAAAGTCGGTTCGACCCTGATCGCGGTTGGCGATTACACCCGAAGGTCGCGGTCCGTCCAGAACCGTTTGGCGCACTGCTTTATCACTTCGGCACCCGCAAGCTTTCGTTTCTGAAGAACCGCACCATTCTTGCGGTCGTGCAATCGCTGGCCGACCATCCCGACGTCCGGTCCGCCCTGCGGGCCGAGGGAGTCGACGACTCAGAGCAGGGGCCGTACCTGCACGCGTTGGGTGTGCTGGTCGATTCCCGCATGCTGGTGCCCCAGGAGGACCATCAATGACAACAGCGGCTCCGGTACCCCGGCTCCTCGAGCAATTCGAGCATGGGCTGGACGCACCCATCTGCCTGACGTGGGAACTCACTTACGCCTGCAACCTGGCCTGCGTGCACTGCCTTTCCTCGTCGGGTAAGCGCGATCCACGCGAGCTGTCCACCCGACAGTGCATGGACATCATCGACGAGCTGGAACGCATGCAGGTGTTCTACGTCAACATCGGTGGCGGGGAACCGACTGTGCGCCAGGACTTTTGGGAGCTTGTCGACTACGCCACCGCGCACCACGTCGGGGTGAAGTTCTCCACTAACGGGGTCCGCATCACGCCGGAGGTCGCCGCGCGACTGGCGGCCAGCGATTACGTCGATGTCCAGATCTCGCTGGACGGCGCCACCGCCGAGGTCAACGACGCCGTCCGCGGGCCGGGTTCCTTCGCGATGGCGGTGCGTGCGCTGGAGAATCTGGCCGCGGCCGGCTTCAAAGATGCCAAGATCTCTGTCGTGGTCACCCGCCACAACGTCGACCAGCTCGACGAATTCGCCGCTCTGGCAAACCGTTACGGCGCAACGCTGCGGATCACCCGGCTGCGGCCCTCGGGACGTGGCGCGGATGTCTGGGAAGACCTACACCCCACCGCGGCCCAGCAGGTCCAGCTCTACGACTGGCTGGTCGCCAAGGGGGAGCGGGTGCTCACCGGCGACTCATTCTTCCATCTGGCTCCGCTTGGCGCCTCCGGGGCGCTGTCCGGCTTGAACATGTGTGGAGCCGGTCGAGTGGTGTGCCTGATCGACCCGGTGGGCGACGTGTACGCCTGCCCGTTCGCCATCCACGACCGCTTTCTGGCCGGAAACGTTTTGTCCGATGGCGGTTTTGACAACGTCTGGAAGAACGCTCCGCTGTTCCGTGAACTGCGCGAGCCTCAATCGGCGGGCGCCTGCGGAAGTTGCGGGCACTACGACAGCTGCCGTGGCGGTTGCATGGCGGCCAAGTTCTTCACCGGCCTGCCAATGGACGGGCCGGATCCCGAATGCGTCCAGGGGCACAGCCAGTCGGCACTGGCCCGGGATCGGGAGACTCCGCGCCCGCGTGCCGATCACTCGCGCGTCCAGAAGGTCCGCCAGCCGGTGCCGCTGACGCTGTCGGTGCGGCCGCCGCAGCAACCGCCGGCGCGGCTGTGTAACGAAAGCCCGGTGTAGTCGTGGCCGACGAGTGGTTTGAAACCGTCGCCATCGCTCAGCAGCGCGCAAAGCGCCGGTTGCCGAAATCCGTTTATTCGGCGCTTGTTGCGGCCAGCGAAAAGGGAATTACGGTCTCCGACAATGTCGACGCCTTTGGAGAACTCGGATTCGCGCCGCATGTGGTAGGCGCGCAGGAAAAGCGCGAGTTGTCGACAACCGTTATGGGACAAGATATTTCCATGCCGGTGTTGATTTCGCCGACCGGTGTTCAGGCGGTGGACCCGGACGGTGAGGTGGCCGTCGCGCGGGCCGCGGCGGCACGGGGAACCGCGATGGGTCTGTCCTCGTTCGCCAGCAAGCCGATCGAGGAAGTGATCGCGGCAAACTCCAAACTGTTCTTTCAGGTGTATTGGCTGGGCGGGCGCGACGCCATCGCCGACCGGGTGGAGCGGGCGCGCGCGGCCGGCGCGGTCGGTTTGATCGTCACCACCGACTGGTCCTTCTCGCACGGGCGCGACTGGGGCAGCCCCAAGATTCCCGAAGAAATGAACCTGCGGACCATTCTGCGGTTGTCGCCGGAGGCGGCCCTTAAGCCCCGGTGGTTCCTGAAGTGGGCGAAGACCATGCGTCCGCCGGCGTTGTCGGTGCCCAACCAGGCGGCGCGCGGCGAGGCCGGTCCGCCTTTCTTCCAGGCCTACGGCGAGTGGATGGGCACCCCGCCGCCGACGTGGGAGGACATCGCGTGGCTGCGCGAGTTGTGGGGCGGTCCGTTCATGCTCAAGGGCGTCATGCGTGTCGATGACGCGAAAAGAGCTGTGGATGCTGGTGTTTCGGCGATATCGGTGTCCAACCACGGCGGCAACAACCTGGACGGGACGCCAGCGTCCATCCGGGCGCTGCCCCCGGTGGTAGCCGCGGTCGGTGACCAGGTCGAGGTGTTGCTGGACGGCGGCATCCGGCGCGGTAGCGACGTGGTGAAGGCCGTGGCCTTGGGAGCGCGGGCGGTGATGATCGGCCGCGCCTATCTGTGGGGCCTCGCCGCGAACGGTCAAGCCGGCGTCGAGAACGTGCTCGACGTCCTGCGCGGGGGTATCGACTCGGCGCTCATCGGGCTCGGGCATGCCTCGATCCACGACTTGCGCCCCGACGACATTCTGGTGCCGGACGGCTTCACCCGCGCGCTCGGCGTTCCGTCGGCCTGATCTCGGCGCCGCCCGAGTTAATCTGCGGCATGTCGGGCGGCTTTGCCATATTTAGCGCCTCGGGTGCTGCGCCGGACCCAGTCGTGGCGCCGTCGAATTCAGGCGGATGTGGGATTGCGAGCGAAAATCGACGTATGCGAAAATTGTGATACGCGCGTGGCAACCGTGACGGACGAGCCGAATTTCGGCGCCCCGATGAACAGCCCAGAAAAAAAATAACTTTGAACGCTCAACAATTGGTGCACGCCAGGTGAATTCGGCCTACCATCACCGAGTGCCCGTACTCGGCGAATTAGGAGCTGCGACGTCGAACGAGCTATTTCCTACCTCGCCGTCGATAATGGTCCCGCTGGGGTCGACCGAGCAACATGGTCCGCACCTGCCGTTGGATACCGACACCCGCATCGCGACGGCGGTCGCCAGGGGGGCGCGGGCACGCCTGGAGCAGGCCTGGTGGGTGGCGCCGGCTATCTCCTACGGCGCCAGCGGCGAGCATCAGAGTTTCGCCGGAACGATCTCCATCGGCACCGACGCCTTGACAATGCTGCTGGTCGAGTACGGCAGGTCGGCCGGGGACTGGGTCCAGCGCCTGGCCTTCGTCAATGGCCACGGCGGCAACACGGAGGCGTTGCACCGCGCCGTAACCACACTTCGCAGCGAAGGTCGCGACGTCGCCTGGTGCCCGTGCGCGGCCGCCGGCGCCGACGCCCATGCCGGCCATACCGAAACATCGG from the Mycobacterium lentiflavum genome contains:
- the mftA gene encoding mycofactocin precursor MftA (Mycofactocin is a small molecule electron carrier derived from the final two amino acids, Val-Tyr, of MftA, the mycofactocin precursor. It plays a role in redox homeostasis and the metabolism of alcohols and aldehydes in Actinobacteria, including Mycobacterium tuberculosis.); amino-acid sequence: MDREIETDAELVTETLVEEVSIDGMCGVY
- the mftE gene encoding mycofactocin biosynthesis peptidyl-dipeptidase MftE produces the protein MNSAYHHRVPVLGELGAATSNELFPTSPSIMVPLGSTEQHGPHLPLDTDTRIATAVARGARARLEQAWWVAPAISYGASGEHQSFAGTISIGTDALTMLLVEYGRSAGDWVQRLAFVNGHGGNTEALHRAVTTLRSEGRDVAWCPCAAAGADAHAGHTETSVLLHISPSDVQTDRWLAGNRAPLPELLPAMRTGGVAAVSPVGVLGDPTTATAAEGKRIFSEMVDGCARRIVRWTPGHDGMLT
- the mftB gene encoding mycofactocin biosynthesis chaperone MftB (MftB, a small protein, is a peptide chaperone that assists the radical SAM enzyme MftC in performing two modifications to the C-terminal Val-Tyr dipeptide of the mycofactocin precursor peptide, MftA. MftB's role is analogous to the role of PqqD in the biosynthesis of PQQ, a cofactor that derives entirely from a Tyr and a Glu in the precursor PqqA.), with product MRGLLTVPARAQARSTESRFDPDRGWRLHPKVAVRPEPFGALLYHFGTRKLSFLKNRTILAVVQSLADHPDVRSALRAEGVDDSEQGPYLHALGVLVDSRMLVPQEDHQ
- the mftC gene encoding mycofactocin radical SAM maturase (MftC is a radical SAM/SPASM enzyme that catalyzes the first two steps in biosynthesis of the electron carrier mycofactocin from the terminal Val-Tyr dipeptide of the precursor peptide MftA.), yielding MTTAAPVPRLLEQFEHGLDAPICLTWELTYACNLACVHCLSSSGKRDPRELSTRQCMDIIDELERMQVFYVNIGGGEPTVRQDFWELVDYATAHHVGVKFSTNGVRITPEVAARLAASDYVDVQISLDGATAEVNDAVRGPGSFAMAVRALENLAAAGFKDAKISVVVTRHNVDQLDEFAALANRYGATLRITRLRPSGRGADVWEDLHPTAAQQVQLYDWLVAKGERVLTGDSFFHLAPLGASGALSGLNMCGAGRVVCLIDPVGDVYACPFAIHDRFLAGNVLSDGGFDNVWKNAPLFRELREPQSAGACGSCGHYDSCRGGCMAAKFFTGLPMDGPDPECVQGHSQSALARDRETPRPRADHSRVQKVRQPVPLTLSVRPPQQPPARLCNESPV
- the mftD gene encoding pre-mycofactocin synthase MftD (MftD, an enzyme found in the mycofactocin biosynthesis locus, performs an oxidative deamination of 3-amino-5-[(p-hydroxyphenyl)methyl]-4,4-dimethyl-2-pyrrolidinone (AHDP). The resulting compound, now called pre-mycofactocin (PMFT), is a biologically active redox cofactor that can oxidize the non-exchangeable NADH of TIGR03971 family SDR-type oxidoreductases.), with translation MADEWFETVAIAQQRAKRRLPKSVYSALVAASEKGITVSDNVDAFGELGFAPHVVGAQEKRELSTTVMGQDISMPVLISPTGVQAVDPDGEVAVARAAAARGTAMGLSSFASKPIEEVIAANSKLFFQVYWLGGRDAIADRVERARAAGAVGLIVTTDWSFSHGRDWGSPKIPEEMNLRTILRLSPEAALKPRWFLKWAKTMRPPALSVPNQAARGEAGPPFFQAYGEWMGTPPPTWEDIAWLRELWGGPFMLKGVMRVDDAKRAVDAGVSAISVSNHGGNNLDGTPASIRALPPVVAAVGDQVEVLLDGGIRRGSDVVKAVALGARAVMIGRAYLWGLAANGQAGVENVLDVLRGGIDSALIGLGHASIHDLRPDDILVPDGFTRALGVPSA